The window CTGGGACGGCTGCATCTATCTGCTTCAGCCGCATTTTCTGATGATCTCTACGTTTTTTATCATCATCAGCTATGTGCAGCTTGCCTTCCCGCCGTTTTACACGAGCATCTACAAGTTCCTGCCGTCGCAGCTCATGACCGCCATCATGATCGGGCAGTACGTCCTGCCCATGATCATCCTCATCAAGGTGCGTGCAAAGCTGAAGGCATGGTTCTATCTGCTGCTCTATCCCGTGTTCATCTACTCGTGGATTCCGATCATCTTCCTCGGATTCATCCACCGCAACGAGCACGAGTGGAGCCATACGAAGCATACACGCGCCATGAGCATGGACGAGGTCATGAGCGACGTGAAATAACAAAAGGCTGCTGCATAAGTGCGGCAGCCTTTTCCATAAAAGGAGAACACTATGTATACATTACGCGTCGAAGGCGCATTCGAGGCGGCGCACCGCGTCGTGAACTATCCCGGCAAATGCGACCGCCTGCACGGACACAACTGGGTGGTCGAGGCGACATTTCAGGGCACGCGGCTCGATGAGCTCGGTATGCTGATCGACTTCAAGATTGCAAGAAAAGCGCTTGCCGAAATATTGGACGGCTTCGACCACTACTATCTGAACGACTTCCCCCCGTTCAACGAGGGGGTAAACCCCACGGCGGAAAATCTGGCGCGCATTATCTACGAACGGCTTGCGGCGTGTGCGGAGGTGCAGGCATCCCCTGCGGAGCTGACTGCGCTGACCGTCTGGGAGTCGCCGAAGTCCTCCGTCACCTATACGAAGGATTGATATGGGCGAGAACATCATCGAGATCTTCTCCTCCATACAGGGCGAGGGGAAATACGTCGGCTGCCGGCAGGTGTTTGTGCGCCTTGAGGGGTGCAATCTCAACTGTACCTACTGCGATACGGAGAATGAGATCGGACGGCATCCCGTCTGCATGGTTGAGGAGCAGGCGGGGACGCACGAACTCGTTTCATACGAAAATCCGCTTTCCGCACAGCAGGTGGCGGAGATTGTCGCGCATCTTGCGGGCGATGTCCCGCACCACTCGCTCAGTATCACGGGCGGTGAGCCGCTGCTTCATGTGCCGTTTATCAAGGAACTTGCCGCGCATATCGACCTGCCCATTTTCCTTGAAACAAATGGAACGCTCGATAAGGCACTCGCGGAGTGCATTGACTGCATTTCGCACATCAGCATGGATCTGAAACTTCCCGATGTCCTGTCCGCGCCTGTCTGGGATGCGCACGCACGATTTCTCGAAGCTGCACGCGCCGTGGATGTCTATGTGAAGGTTGTTGTCGCGGCACAGACGTGCGCAGAGGATGTGGAGTATGCGGCGCGTCTTGTCGCCGCGATCGCACCCGAGACACTTCTCATCCTCCAACCCGTCACGCCCTACGGCGGCTGTACTGCGCCCACGCCCGCACGCCTCCTCGAACTCCAACGCATCGCCCTGCGTCACATTTCCGATGTCCGCATTATCCCGCAGACCCACCGAATGATGGATTTGCTGTGAAACATTGTTTCATTTATCACGAAAAACTATTGACGGATATGGTAAACTAAACAGAAAGTGATACGTAGTTACTATAAGAAAGCGAATATATATGAAGATCATTGACGCTCATCTGCACTTTGGCAGAGGGGAGTATTTTGATACGGCGGCACGGACGGCGGGACACGAGAATACGGAGGAGGCGCTGCGCCGTGACTTCCGTGCGTCCGGCATCGTCCACGCCATCATCATGGGCAATCTGCCTGTGGAGGAAACGAATCCGAACTATCCCGATATTTTTCACTATTGCGTCGGCATTGGCGGCGACGGTGTGACGGAGATCGCGCAGGGGCGCATCGAAAAGCTCTTGCCCGCACTCGAACAACATCTAAAAAAGGAACGGTGCGTCGGCGTCAAGCTCTATCCGGGTTATCATTATTTCTATATCTATGACGATATGCTTGCGCCTGTCTACGAACTCGCCGCGCAGTACCAGAAGTCCGTCGCCGTACACACTGGGCTGACGGCGACGGAGAAGGCACTGCTGAAATACGCGCACCCGAATGTGATGGATGAGGCGGCGACGAAGTTCCGTGATGTGCATTTCGTCATGTGTCATTTGGGTGAACCGTATTTCACGGACGCCGTCGCTGTGATGGAGAAGAATCCGAATGTGAGTGCCGATCTCTCGGGGATGCTTGCGGGTAAAATTCAGGATTTTGCGTTATTCTGTACGCGCAAGAAGTTCTACATCGAGCAGCTGCACGGCTGGCTCGCTTATCTCAATGCCTATGACCGTCTGATGTTCGGGACGGATTGGCCGCTTGCGAATTTTGATGACTACATCGCGTTCACAAAGCTGCTCATCCCCGAGGAGTATTGGAATGCGGTGTTCTATGACAATGCTGTGCGAATCTACAATTTACAACTATAATGCAGAGTAAGGGAAAATCTATGGCGATACTGGAAATCAAAAAGGCGGGCGATCCCGTTCTGAAGCAGGTGGCAGAACCGATTGAGCGGCTTACAAAGCGGCATCGGCAGCTGCTCGACGATATGGCGGAGACGATGTACTCCGCCGACGGGGTGGGGCTTGCCGCGCCGCAGGTGGGGAAATCCCTGCGCATTGTGGTGATCGACGTGCAGGACGAGCATGGGCTGCTCGAACTCATCAACCCCGTCATTACGATGCGCGAAGGCTCTGTGGTGGATTCGGAGGGCTGTCTTTCCGTACCGCAGGTCTACGGTGATGTGGAGCGTGCGGAGCGGGTGACGGTGGCGTATACGGATCGGCGCAGCCGCCGGCGGACTCTGACGGCGGAGGGGCTTTTGGCGCGCTGTATTCAGCACGAGTGCGACCATCTCGACGGCAGACTCTTTATCGACATTGCGGTGAGCCTACGCAAGGCGGAAGAAAAGGAGTGACGAGGATGCGTGTCGTCTTTATGGGGACGCCGGATTTCGCCGTCCCGACACTCGCGGCGATTGCGGCGCGACCCGATCTCGCGGAGGTCGTTGCCGCCGTCACGCAGCCCGACCGCCCACGCGGGCGCGGCAGGAAACTCAGCCCGTCGCCCGTCAAGATGTGGGCAGTGGAGCACGATATTCCCGTGCTTCAGCCCGAGCGTGCGCGTGATGCGGCATTTGTCGCGCAGCTGCGGGAGCTGAATCCGGATGTGGCGGTTGTGGTAGCGTTCGGTCAGATCCTCTCGCAGGAGGTGCTCGATATTCCCGTGCGTGGCTGTATTAACGTACACGCCTCGCTCTTGCCGAAGTATCGCGGTGCTGCGCCGATTCAGCACGCGATCATGGCGGGCGAAACGGTGACGGGGATTACGACGATGCAGATGGATGCGGGGCTTGATACGGGCGATATGCTCCTGTGGAGAGAAGTGCCGATTCATGCGGATACCACGTACGGGCAGCTTCATGACGCGCTGATGGAGACGGGGGCAGACCTTCTCGTTGAGACATTGGCACAGCTTGCAGCGGGGACGCTCGTGCGCACGCCGCAGACGGGCGCATCCTGCTATGCCGCGCGCATTACACGTGAGACGGCAGTGATCGATTGGACAAAAAAAGCAGAGGATATTGATGCGCTTGTGCGCGGTTTGAATCCGACCCCATACGCGCAGACGAATCTTGATGGCATAGTCTATAAAATTGGGAAGATAATTCCTTCCTCAGAAGAAAAGGCGAAGCCCTATCCTGCCGGAACGATTGTCCGCGCATCCGCTGTAGCCGGCCTTTTGGTTGCTGCGGGGGATGGCACTGTGGTACAGATCATGGAAATTCAAGCCCCCGGCAAGAAGATGATGGACGCAAAAGCCTTTTTGAACGGGTATACGCTTCCCGTCGGTGCAAGGTTTTCGCCATGAGTGTGCAGACCTTGATGGTGAACGGCAAGACGGCGGGCGAGAAAAAAACCATCGCCCTCCCGTCGCGCCCGAAAAAGCGACTTTTCATCGGTATGCTGCTCCTCGTGACGTGGCTTACGGCGATGCTCCTCTTTGGGATCTGGTACATTGGCGTACCGGGGCTTGCGCGGATTCAGCCGGCTCTGCCGTGGGCGCTTGGGGGAGCACTGATGCTCCTTGTTCTCATTTCGTTTTTTGGTATTTTCAATATGGTGTTGGCGGTTGCAGGGCTTCCGTACCTCCCGTGGATGAAGCGACAGACCTACGAACTCATCAATCTGCTCTTTCCCGCAGCCGTACGCCTCGGTGCTGTCTTTGGTGTGAAGCGGCGCAGGCTTGAGGGATCGTTTATCGCCGTGAGCAATCTGCTCTTTCACCGTATGCACATCCGTGTGCCCGCGAACCGTCTGCTTGTCGTCACGCCGCATTGCCTGCAGCTTGCAAGCTGCCCGCACAAGGTGACGCGCGACCCGAACAACTGCAAGCGGTGCGGCGGCTGCAACATCGGCGACCTCGTCGCACTCGCCGACGAGATGGGCTTTCACTTTTTCGTGGCGACAGGAGGTACGCTTGCCCGCCAGATCATCTACAATATGCGCCCGAAGGCGGTGCTTGCGATTGCGTGCGAGCGCGATCTGATGAGTGGGATACAGGACGTTTTCCCTCTGCCGGCCGTCGGCGTGCTGAACATCCGTCCCAATGGGCCGTGCTACAATACGAGCGTGGATATGAACGAGGTGCGCCGCCAGTTGGAGGAGATCATTGAGCCGGCATTGGGCGATACGAGGAAGGGCGCATAATGCAGAAGTACCGTGAGGAAAAAATCGACCGCGTGCGGGACCTTGCGATGCAGGTGCTCCAAAAGGTGCACGTCGCGGGCGCGTACGCGAATGTCGTACTTGTGGAAACGCTGCGCGAGGTGCAGCTGTCGGAGCGCGACCGCCGTTTTCTGACCGAACTCGTTTACGGCGTGACCAAGGCGGGGGCATCGCTTGACTATATGATCGGGCGCTATGTCGCCGACCTCCGCAAGGCACAGCCTGCCATCCGTGAACTCCTGCGGCTCGGCTTCTATCAGATCTTCTGCATGGATCGCGTGCCGCCCTCTGCCGCGTGCAATACGGCGGTGGAGCTTGCGAAAAAACATGGACGCAGGGGGGCGGAGTCCTTCGTCAACGGCGTTCTCCGCGCAGCACTCAGAGAGCCGGAGCGTGCGGCATTCCCCGATGGACGGGACGCACGTTCCCTTGCGCTCAGAACATGGCATCCGCAGTGGATGGTGGAACGATGGATTCGTACCTATGGATACGAGCGGACAGAGGAACTCTGCCGCTGCAACAATACGAGTGCACCGCTCTCCATGCGCGTGAACACGCTGCGTACGAACCGCGACGCGCTGATGGAACAGCTTGCGGCGGCGGGAGCGCAGGTGCGTGCCTCCGCATGGGTGCCGGACGGCATTGTGCTCGACGCACATGGCGCACTCGATGAACTCGCGGCTCTGCGTGAGGGATTGGCACAGGTGCAGGACGAGAGTTCGATGCTCGTCGCGCATATACTCGGCGCAGAGCCGGGCATGACGGTGATCGATGCCTGTGCCGCCCCCGGCGGCAAGACGACCCACATCGCGCAGCGCATGGAGAACCGCGGACGGATCCTCGCGTTCGACATCTACGAGGAGAAGATTCGCCGCATCGAGCGCAATG of the Selenomonas dianae genome contains:
- the def gene encoding peptide deformylase, producing MAILEIKKAGDPVLKQVAEPIERLTKRHRQLLDDMAETMYSADGVGLAAPQVGKSLRIVVIDVQDEHGLLELINPVITMREGSVVDSEGCLSVPQVYGDVERAERVTVAYTDRRSRRRTLTAEGLLARCIQHECDHLDGRLFIDIAVSLRKAEEKE
- the fmt gene encoding methionyl-tRNA formyltransferase, with translation MRVVFMGTPDFAVPTLAAIAARPDLAEVVAAVTQPDRPRGRGRKLSPSPVKMWAVEHDIPVLQPERARDAAFVAQLRELNPDVAVVVAFGQILSQEVLDIPVRGCINVHASLLPKYRGAAPIQHAIMAGETVTGITTMQMDAGLDTGDMLLWREVPIHADTTYGQLHDALMETGADLLVETLAQLAAGTLVRTPQTGASCYAARITRETAVIDWTKKAEDIDALVRGLNPTPYAQTNLDGIVYKIGKIIPSSEEKAKPYPAGTIVRASAVAGLLVAAGDGTVVQIMEIQAPGKKMMDAKAFLNGYTLPVGARFSP
- a CDS encoding amidohydrolase family protein, translating into MKIIDAHLHFGRGEYFDTAARTAGHENTEEALRRDFRASGIVHAIIMGNLPVEETNPNYPDIFHYCVGIGGDGVTEIAQGRIEKLLPALEQHLKKERCVGVKLYPGYHYFYIYDDMLAPVYELAAQYQKSVAVHTGLTATEKALLKYAHPNVMDEAATKFRDVHFVMCHLGEPYFTDAVAVMEKNPNVSADLSGMLAGKIQDFALFCTRKKFYIEQLHGWLAYLNAYDRLMFGTDWPLANFDDYIAFTKLLIPEEYWNAVFYDNAVRIYNLQL
- the rsmB gene encoding 16S rRNA (cytosine(967)-C(5))-methyltransferase RsmB, which encodes MQKYREEKIDRVRDLAMQVLQKVHVAGAYANVVLVETLREVQLSERDRRFLTELVYGVTKAGASLDYMIGRYVADLRKAQPAIRELLRLGFYQIFCMDRVPPSAACNTAVELAKKHGRRGAESFVNGVLRAALREPERAAFPDGRDARSLALRTWHPQWMVERWIRTYGYERTEELCRCNNTSAPLSMRVNTLRTNRDALMEQLAAAGAQVRASAWVPDGIVLDAHGALDELAALREGLAQVQDESSMLVAHILGAEPGMTVIDACAAPGGKTTHIAQRMENRGRILAFDIYEEKIRRIERNAKRLGISIIEAHLSDACEIGAVYAGQADRVLVDAPCSGLGVLRRKPDARWKKSARDAKTLPSLQHAILESAAQTVKKGGVLVYSTCTMEECENAAVVNAFLETHTDFALEETGRFLPVQKTAERMVQIMPEADGPDGFFIARMRRL
- the queD gene encoding 6-carboxytetrahydropterin synthase QueD → MYTLRVEGAFEAAHRVVNYPGKCDRLHGHNWVVEATFQGTRLDELGMLIDFKIARKALAEILDGFDHYYLNDFPPFNEGVNPTAENLARIIYERLAACAEVQASPAELTALTVWESPKSSVTYTKD
- a CDS encoding DUF116 domain-containing protein, whose translation is MSVQTLMVNGKTAGEKKTIALPSRPKKRLFIGMLLLVTWLTAMLLFGIWYIGVPGLARIQPALPWALGGALMLLVLISFFGIFNMVLAVAGLPYLPWMKRQTYELINLLFPAAVRLGAVFGVKRRRLEGSFIAVSNLLFHRMHIRVPANRLLVVTPHCLQLASCPHKVTRDPNNCKRCGGCNIGDLVALADEMGFHFFVATGGTLARQIIYNMRPKAVLAIACERDLMSGIQDVFPLPAVGVLNIRPNGPCYNTSVDMNEVRRQLEEIIEPALGDTRKGA
- a CDS encoding 7-carboxy-7-deazaguanine synthase QueE, yielding MGENIIEIFSSIQGEGKYVGCRQVFVRLEGCNLNCTYCDTENEIGRHPVCMVEEQAGTHELVSYENPLSAQQVAEIVAHLAGDVPHHSLSITGGEPLLHVPFIKELAAHIDLPIFLETNGTLDKALAECIDCISHISMDLKLPDVLSAPVWDAHARFLEAARAVDVYVKVVVAAQTCAEDVEYAARLVAAIAPETLLILQPVTPYGGCTAPTPARLLELQRIALRHISDVRIIPQTHRMMDLL